The following are encoded together in the Alteromonas gilva genome:
- a CDS encoding substrate-binding periplasmic protein, with translation MRRVSVCLQLLFLALITSAPPVAAKTYIVASQNFDYFPHYNFPSTTDKGYAWALLETFAASSGVTFEYVDMPVLRLQIELEKGNIDLVYPDHRTWTNPVNDNSEKIYSAPLTESLVGTFVKSQHYGRDISNVRKVAIVLGFSPLYWQDRISQGKVELLAVTDTKAAIYMAELNRADAFDMDYYVAQHMLSGLNDIDNYVLDPSLPVTVVEFCLSTLNNPELIAQINQFIVDNPLVIESLKAKYGIDDPNERLRRLKSGIH, from the coding sequence TTGCGCAGAGTCAGTGTTTGTCTTCAGTTGTTGTTTTTAGCGCTTATTACAAGTGCGCCGCCTGTTGCAGCTAAAACCTATATTGTTGCTTCGCAGAATTTCGATTATTTCCCTCATTACAATTTTCCTTCAACCACCGATAAGGGATATGCGTGGGCATTGCTTGAAACCTTCGCGGCAAGCTCAGGCGTAACCTTTGAATATGTCGATATGCCTGTTCTTCGCCTCCAGATTGAGCTCGAGAAAGGCAATATTGATTTGGTATACCCTGACCACCGAACCTGGACAAACCCCGTTAATGATAACTCGGAGAAAATTTATAGCGCACCGCTTACCGAGAGCCTGGTGGGTACTTTCGTGAAATCGCAACACTACGGCAGAGACATAAGTAACGTTCGAAAAGTTGCCATTGTACTGGGCTTCTCACCACTATACTGGCAAGACCGAATCAGTCAGGGCAAGGTAGAATTATTGGCTGTAACCGACACCAAAGCCGCTATTTATATGGCTGAGTTAAACCGGGCTGATGCATTTGATATGGATTACTATGTGGCTCAGCATATGTTATCGGGTCTAAATGATATCGATAATTATGTTCTCGACCCGTCATTACCAGTGACCGTGGTAGAGTTCTGTTTATCAACGCTCAACAACCCTGAATTAATTGCCCAGATTAACCAATTTATAGTAGATAACCCGCTGGTAATCGAATCGCTCAAGGCGAAGTATGGTATCGACGATCCAAATGAAAGATTAAGAAGGCTTAAGTCAGGAATACATTAA
- a CDS encoding acyloxyacyl hydrolase — protein sequence MYKITALFLILFSTCVPARQQAFSVGFLNGAADIQGLRLGYRPTSFNLDNTWLGELDLYVETSISYWRYKHDTTGDTDSNYTFALTPVFIKEVGNVYDSYPVFLEAGIGIGIVSDQQFAGKDIGSTYQFEDKLGVVVALDDRRPYEQRLALRYMHYSNGGFNDDNPGVDFFNISYIHYF from the coding sequence ATGTACAAAATTACAGCACTTTTTTTAATCTTATTTTCGACCTGCGTACCCGCCCGGCAGCAGGCTTTTTCAGTGGGTTTTCTTAACGGCGCCGCAGATATTCAGGGTCTGCGTCTCGGCTATCGCCCCACGTCCTTCAATTTAGATAATACATGGCTGGGTGAACTCGATCTTTATGTTGAAACCAGCATCAGTTACTGGCGTTATAAACATGACACCACCGGCGACACCGATAGCAACTACACGTTTGCCTTAACCCCTGTCTTTATAAAGGAAGTCGGCAATGTATATGATAGCTACCCTGTCTTCTTAGAGGCCGGCATAGGTATTGGCATTGTCAGTGATCAGCAATTTGCAGGTAAAGATATCGGTTCAACCTATCAGTTTGAAGACAAACTTGGAGTCGTTGTCGCCCTGGATGACAGAAGGCCTTATGAACAACGCCTTGCCTTACGTTATATGCATTATTCCAACGGTGGATTTAATGACGACAATCCTGGCGTAGACTTCTTTAATATCTCTTACATCCACTATTTCTAG
- a CDS encoding error-prone DNA polymerase, whose protein sequence is MFAELVCQSNFSFLTGASHPEELVNSAAFLGYKAIGITDECSVAGIVRAHAEISANNLPLKLIVGSLFRLEPGLQLCLLCPNKTAYAELCRIITNARRRCEKGHYELSEWDLKTVKFCLAIWLPEYGNNDDHWATWLGRYFTDRCWIGVSRLLDGQDTRRFDAAMKLSDHTDMPLVATNQVLFHASERQPVQHILHAIRVRESVDNLGHNATLNQERSLKPLTKLSRLYPAQWLTESINIAQRCTFSLTELQYQYPSELVPPGYTATSYLRHCVEQGIVKRFPNGLPASIRSIIEKELLLIKSQQYEYFFLTIYDIVQYAIQCGILYQGRGSAANSVVCYCLEITAVDPRQINVLFERFISKERNEPPDIDVDFEHERREEIIQYIYQKYGRERTALAASVITFRFKSAFREVGKALGFAETQLAYWLKQLNLRDTTLGWQSQLLQIGIDKTSFRIKQLIKLTEQIIGFPRHLSQHVGGFVISAGPLYELVPVENAAMAERSVIQWDKDDLEALGLLKVDVLALGMLTAIRKTFQIIKSRYQYDVSIPFISAHGDDKQVFDAICRADTVGVFQIESRAQMSMLPRLKPRSYYDLVVQIAIVRPGPIQGEMVHPYLLRRHGKEAETYPSEEVKAVLSRTKGVPIFQEQVIQLAMVAAGFTGGEADQLRRAMASWKRSGKLRQFRSKLIDGMTARGYQTTFAEQLFEQICGFGEYGFPESHSASFAVLAYTSAWLKYYYPVEFYTGLLNSWPMGFYSPSQLVRDATAHEVAVLPVDVNCSDTDHRVTSDGEIRLGLRQINGLSSAAMQSLKSNRPANGYSSISEVKQIGLNQKDLAALASANALRTLSHNRFNARWELSDSQMSLPLLRSLPGQAHIADSPTDQQNMLEDYASLNLSLENHPIAMMAKAQPMPHITFAHNLGHKVHKSPIKVIGCVVGRQAPGTAGGVTFMTLEDHTGNINVVVWQATSRAQKKAFICANILEVHGIIERSDEGVIHVIAGKLIDRSSYFQQLQLSSRDFH, encoded by the coding sequence ATGTTTGCTGAATTGGTGTGCCAGAGTAACTTTTCTTTTTTAACCGGCGCCTCTCACCCCGAGGAACTGGTCAATTCAGCCGCGTTTTTGGGCTATAAGGCCATTGGCATTACCGACGAATGTTCAGTTGCAGGCATAGTCCGGGCCCATGCCGAAATTAGCGCCAATAATTTACCGCTTAAATTAATTGTCGGCAGCCTGTTCCGACTCGAGCCAGGGTTACAGTTGTGCTTACTTTGCCCCAATAAAACTGCCTATGCCGAATTATGCAGAATTATCACCAATGCCAGACGCCGTTGCGAGAAAGGACACTACGAACTGTCTGAATGGGACTTAAAAACGGTCAAGTTTTGCCTGGCTATCTGGCTACCCGAATACGGCAATAACGATGATCACTGGGCAACGTGGTTAGGCAGGTATTTTACTGACCGTTGTTGGATAGGGGTATCGAGACTGCTTGACGGTCAGGACACCCGCCGTTTTGACGCTGCTATGAAGCTTAGCGACCACACTGACATGCCTTTGGTAGCCACCAACCAGGTGCTGTTTCACGCCAGCGAGCGTCAGCCTGTGCAACATATTTTGCACGCTATCCGAGTCAGGGAATCGGTGGATAATTTAGGTCACAACGCCACACTCAACCAGGAGCGAAGCTTAAAACCGCTGACCAAGCTAAGCCGGTTGTATCCGGCCCAATGGCTGACCGAAAGCATTAACATTGCCCAGCGTTGCACGTTTAGCCTGACTGAGCTTCAGTACCAGTACCCCAGTGAGCTCGTGCCACCGGGATATACTGCGACATCTTATTTACGTCACTGTGTGGAACAAGGCATTGTTAAGCGATTTCCCAATGGCCTGCCAGCATCTATACGGAGCATTATTGAGAAAGAACTCTTACTGATTAAGTCCCAACAGTACGAGTATTTCTTTTTAACCATTTACGATATTGTTCAGTATGCTATTCAATGCGGCATTTTGTATCAGGGCAGAGGGTCTGCGGCCAATTCTGTGGTGTGCTACTGCCTGGAAATTACCGCGGTTGATCCACGTCAGATCAACGTGCTGTTTGAACGCTTTATCTCTAAGGAGCGAAACGAGCCACCCGACATTGATGTCGACTTTGAACATGAACGGCGCGAAGAAATCATTCAGTATATTTACCAGAAATATGGCCGCGAACGCACTGCACTGGCAGCAAGTGTTATTACCTTCAGATTTAAAAGCGCGTTCAGAGAAGTGGGCAAAGCGCTGGGCTTTGCCGAGACACAACTGGCGTACTGGCTGAAGCAGCTTAATTTACGCGACACGACACTTGGCTGGCAGTCGCAACTCCTGCAAATTGGTATTGATAAAACCAGTTTTCGTATTAAGCAGTTAATCAAACTAACCGAGCAAATTATTGGTTTTCCGCGACATTTGTCTCAGCATGTAGGCGGATTTGTGATCAGCGCTGGCCCGTTATATGAATTGGTGCCGGTAGAAAACGCCGCCATGGCCGAGCGCAGCGTGATCCAGTGGGATAAGGACGATCTGGAAGCACTGGGGTTACTGAAAGTAGATGTTCTGGCGCTGGGCATGCTCACCGCCATTCGTAAAACCTTTCAAATCATCAAGTCACGTTATCAGTACGATGTGTCGATTCCGTTTATTTCCGCTCACGGCGATGACAAACAAGTGTTTGATGCAATTTGCCGGGCAGATACTGTGGGGGTTTTTCAGATTGAGTCGCGCGCCCAAATGTCGATGTTACCGCGCCTCAAACCCCGCAGCTATTACGATCTAGTTGTGCAAATAGCGATTGTCAGACCCGGCCCCATTCAGGGCGAAATGGTTCACCCCTATCTGCTGCGCCGGCACGGCAAAGAAGCTGAGACATACCCCTCCGAAGAGGTAAAGGCGGTGTTAAGCCGCACCAAAGGCGTGCCCATATTTCAGGAGCAGGTAATTCAACTTGCCATGGTGGCTGCCGGCTTTACCGGTGGTGAAGCTGATCAGTTAAGACGCGCTATGGCAAGCTGGAAACGCTCGGGCAAGCTCAGGCAGTTTCGTAGCAAGCTGATAGACGGTATGACCGCGCGGGGTTACCAGACAACCTTTGCCGAGCAACTCTTTGAACAAATTTGCGGCTTTGGTGAGTATGGATTTCCCGAATCTCATTCGGCCTCGTTTGCGGTGCTTGCGTATACGTCAGCCTGGCTGAAATATTATTACCCCGTAGAGTTTTATACGGGTTTACTCAATAGCTGGCCGATGGGGTTTTATAGTCCTTCGCAACTGGTCCGTGACGCCACAGCCCATGAAGTGGCGGTGCTACCGGTTGATGTAAACTGCAGTGACACCGACCACAGGGTCACCAGCGACGGTGAAATCCGACTCGGACTACGACAAATCAATGGCCTGTCGAGCGCGGCAATGCAGTCGCTGAAGTCAAACCGGCCTGCTAACGGGTATAGCAGTATAAGCGAAGTAAAACAGATAGGATTAAACCAGAAAGATCTTGCCGCATTAGCCAGTGCGAATGCTTTGCGAACGCTTAGTCACAACCGCTTTAATGCTCGATGGGAGTTGTCTGATTCGCAAATGTCACTGCCTTTATTGCGCAGTCTGCCCGGCCAGGCGCACATAGCCGACTCCCCGACAGATCAACAAAATATGCTTGAGGATTATGCATCACTTAACCTCTCGCTGGAGAATCATCCCATCGCGATGATGGCAAAGGCGCAGCCTATGCCACACATCACTTTTGCCCACAACCTGGGTCATAAAGTGCATAAGTCACCCATTAAAGTTATCGGCTGTGTGGTGGGTCGTCAGGCGCCCGGTACGGCGGGAGGGGTGACATTTATGACGCTTGAAGATCATACTGGCAATATCAATGTTGTGGTGTGGCAAGCCACCTCCCGGGCACAAAAAAAAGCGTTTATTTGCGCTAATATCCTTGAAGTGCACGGTATCATTGAGCGATCAGATGAAGGAGTCATCCATGTAATAGCCGGAAAGCTCATTGACCGCAGTAGCTACTTTCAACAGTTACAGCTCAGCTCCAGAGATTTCCATTAA